From the Osmerus eperlanus chromosome 21, fOsmEpe2.1, whole genome shotgun sequence genome, one window contains:
- the runx1 gene encoding LOW QUALITY PROTEIN: runt-related transcription factor 1 (The sequence of the model RefSeq protein was modified relative to this genomic sequence to represent the inferred CDS: inserted 2 bases in 2 codons; deleted 1 base in 1 codon), giving the protein MVFLWDSKYDHPPGRRFTPPSTTLSSGKVSEGLPLGAQDSSGAALVSKLRMADRGMVEVLSDHPGELVRTDSPNFLCSILPTHWRCNKTLPIAFKVVALGDIPDGTLXTVMAGNDENYSAELRNATAAIKNQVARFNDLRXVGRSGRGKSFTLTITVFTNPPQVATYQRAIKITVDGPREPRRHRQKLDDVKPGALAFSERLSELEQLRRNTMRVTPPHHHHHAPTPNTRPALHPAPFTSPSHSQIPDSRQMQTSPSWSYEPSYPYLGQMTTPTIHSSTPISPSRSSLGDLPSRLSGPDLTAFGDPRMTLDRPFSSLPSLPDGRFSDPRMHYPPTAAFTYTPTPVSNSTLGLSMATAMASAPTGRYHTYLPPPYPSNTSQGQGGPFQTSSSPYHLYYSNAAGSYHFSMMAGGGGDRSPPRILPPCTNASTGSALLHPSLPNQNDGVGVEAEGSHSSSPTNMVAEAVWRPY; this is encoded by the exons ATGGTCTTTCTCTGGGACTCCAAATACG ACCACCCCCCCGGTCGGCGCTTCACTCCCCCATCCACCACCCTCTCATCTGGGAAGGTGAGCGAGGGCTTGCCCCTG GGGGCCCAGGACAGCAGTGGCGCTGCACTGGTGAGCAAGCTGCGCATGGCGGACAGGGGCATGGTGGAGGTGCTGTCAGACCACCCGGGAGAGCTGGTGAGGACGGACAGCCCCAACTTCCTGTGCTCAATCTTGCCCACTCACTGGCGCTGTAACAAGACTCTGCCCATCGCCTTCAAG GTGGTTGCCCTTGGAGACATCCCAGATGGTACCT GTACGGTGATGGCAGGCAACGATGAGAACTACTCAGCTGAGCTCCGCAACGCTACCGCCGCCATCAAGAACCAGGTGGCCCGCTTCAACGACCTGC TCGTAGGCCGCAGTGgacgag GGAAGAGCTTCACTCTGACCATCACGGTGTTCACCAACCCCCCCCAAGTGGCCACCTACCAGAGGGCCATCAAGATCACCGTGGATGGGCCCCGCGAGCCACGAC gccACAGGCAGAAGCTCGATGACGTAAAGCCAGGCGCGCTGGCCTTCTCTGAGCGCCTGAGCGAGCTGGAGCAGCTAAGGCGGAACACCATGAGGGTCacgccccctcaccaccaccaccacgccccTACGCCAAACACCCGGccagccctccaccccgccCCTTTCACCAGCCCCTCCCACTCACAGATTCCAG ACTCCAGGCAGATGCAGACCTCCCCTTCCTGGTCCTATGAGCCGTCCTATCCCTACCTGGGTCAGATGACCACGCCCACCATCCACTCCAGCACGCCCATCTCGCCCAGCCGCTCGTCTCTGGGTGACCTGCCCAGCCGCCTGTCAG GCCCTGACCTCACCGCGTTCGGTGACCCCAGGATGACCCTGGATcggcccttctcctccctgccctcgcTCCCAGACGGACGCTTCTCCGACCCGCGCATGCACTATCCCCCCACCGCCGCCTtcacctacacccccacccccgtctCCAACAGCACCCTGGGCCTCTCCATGGCAACCGCCATGGCGTCAGCCCCCACCGGCCGCTACCACACCTACCTCCCACCGCCCTACCCGTCAAACACCTCTCAGGGCCAAGGTGGACCCTTCCAGACCAGCTCCTCTCCCTATCACCTGTATTACAGCAATGCGGCCGGGTCATACCACTTCTCCATGATggcggggggaggtggagatcgCTCGCCTCCGAGGATCCTTCCACCTTGCACCAACGCATCCACGGGCTCCGCCCTCCTGCACCCGTCTCTGCCCAATCAGAATGATGGTGTGGGCGTGGAGGCAGAGGGAAGTCACAGTAGTTCACCCACCAATATGGTGGCAGAGGCAGTGTGGCGGCCATATTGA